One stretch of Streptomyces agglomeratus DNA includes these proteins:
- a CDS encoding peptidoglycan recognition protein family protein — translation MAKPLTYAQYIGALRGVGLKVVEVQTDGKSPALHNRNHMGDWGPVHGIMLHHTVTKGAANTVEICRRGYAGLPGPLCQGVITKDGAIHVVGYGRANHAGMGDGDVLRAVINETTLPLDNQANTDGNKHFYGFECENLGDGKDPWTKAQVASMVLASAAICRAHTKLDPENPWTAKSVIAHAEWQPGKIDPRPHAGADVWTDVRMPALRSRIGSELKVTPKPPTPPAPAPALTLESLAKRVAALEAKLK, via the coding sequence GTGGCCAAGCCGCTGACGTACGCGCAGTACATCGGAGCCCTGAGAGGCGTCGGCCTGAAGGTCGTTGAGGTCCAGACCGACGGCAAGAGCCCGGCCCTCCACAACCGCAACCACATGGGTGACTGGGGCCCAGTACACGGCATCATGCTGCACCACACCGTGACCAAGGGCGCGGCGAACACGGTGGAGATCTGCCGCCGCGGCTATGCCGGCCTCCCCGGGCCGCTGTGCCAGGGCGTCATCACCAAGGACGGCGCCATTCACGTCGTTGGGTACGGCCGGGCGAATCACGCCGGCATGGGGGACGGCGACGTACTGCGCGCCGTCATCAACGAGACGACCCTCCCACTCGACAACCAGGCCAACACCGACGGCAACAAGCACTTCTACGGCTTCGAGTGCGAGAACCTCGGGGACGGCAAGGACCCTTGGACCAAGGCCCAGGTGGCGTCCATGGTCCTGGCTTCCGCGGCCATCTGCCGCGCGCACACCAAGCTGGACCCCGAGAACCCGTGGACCGCGAAGAGCGTGATCGCCCACGCGGAGTGGCAGCCGGGAAAGATCGACCCTCGCCCTCACGCGGGCGCCGACGTCTGGACGGACGTCCGTATGCCGGCCCTGCGGAGCCGCATCGGCTCGGAACTGAAGGTCACGCCCAAGCCGCCGACGCCTCCGGCGCCGGCTCCTGCGCTGACCTTGGAATCCCTCGCCAAGAGGGTCGCCGCCTTGGAAGCGAAGCTGAAGTAG
- a CDS encoding helix-turn-helix domain-containing protein gives MSQGEALNTALRRAMADKKMSARQLAQRVGVSQKSVERWLADAEWAPYPARRADVSETLGVPEEMLWPRAVKSAIKTGPDREIVSVYPYRSACPSSVWAQLVDDAKKEIFFAGYTNYFVFLEQPAFHLTLREKARQGVRIRFLLGDPEGAVTRQREAIEDNALSVSTRIRITLENLAKVGPIEGVEARYSAPEDAMNHVGLSVFRFDDNAMVTPHLARLVGHDSPMMHLRHREKNGMFDRFAEHAEELWIRGVSA, from the coding sequence ATGTCGCAGGGGGAAGCCTTGAATACAGCCTTACGCCGTGCTATGGCGGACAAGAAGATGTCTGCACGACAACTTGCCCAGCGGGTAGGGGTCTCTCAGAAGTCAGTGGAACGATGGCTGGCGGACGCCGAGTGGGCGCCGTACCCGGCCCGCCGTGCCGACGTGAGCGAGACCCTGGGAGTACCGGAAGAGATGCTGTGGCCCCGGGCGGTGAAGTCCGCCATCAAGACCGGGCCGGACCGAGAAATCGTCTCGGTCTACCCGTACCGGTCAGCCTGCCCGTCCTCCGTGTGGGCGCAGCTCGTGGACGACGCGAAGAAGGAGATCTTCTTTGCCGGGTACACGAACTACTTCGTGTTCCTGGAGCAGCCGGCGTTCCACCTGACGCTCCGCGAGAAGGCCCGCCAGGGCGTACGCATCCGCTTCCTTCTGGGTGACCCGGAAGGCGCGGTCACGCGTCAGCGCGAGGCTATTGAGGACAATGCCCTGTCGGTCTCCACGCGCATCAGGATCACACTGGAGAACCTGGCCAAGGTCGGCCCCATAGAGGGCGTAGAGGCGCGCTACAGCGCCCCTGAGGACGCGATGAACCACGTGGGCCTGAGCGTCTTCCGCTTCGACGACAACGCCATGGTGACGCCTCACCTGGCCCGGCTCGTCGGGCACGACTCGCCCATGATGCATCTGCGTCACCGCGAGAAGAACGGCATGTTCGACCGCTTCGCGGAGCACGCCGAAGAGC